TCGTCACAGCGTTGGCTTTACCAGAGGCTGCCATGTCCTGTCAGTCAGTGGAAATGGAGTGCTAATGATCAACGCTAACCACAGTCCTGGTGGGCGAGAGTTAGAAAGGGGTAGTTAAAGAGTGCAGAGAGCGGTAACTCTGGGCTAGCGGCTCGTAGGCACGCGAATCTCCCTTTGATATGGAGCTGCCATCTATGCTCacttttcttcaacttttttgcCATGGAGGATGCTCTTCTCTCACAGCAAAGAGTCAAGGTGACTCTCTGTGAGTGACAGGTCTGTAAGTGTCTGGCCTGCTGTTTGGCTTGCCTCTGTGGTGGCTTTTCTTCATGCAAGCTCTAGTAAGGTAGGTAAGATCAACTGTAATCAAATCGCACACCTTGAAGGAGTTGCCTGATGTCTGCTTCCCCTGCCTTTGACATTATCTGCGACTGATAGGAATTTTAATGCTTTCCCTAGCATCATCCGTGAATTAGCTGgtccttcatattttttttcttttttattaatttattcttgttacatctcaatgtttatcccatcccttgtatcctcccattcccccccccccccggtccttcatatttttatacatgctatttgtttttttttttgttttttttttttttataaattttgctTATTCTGCCACGTGCCAAAttcttgtatttaaaatatacaatggcAAATTGTACAGAAACTGCAAAGAAACAATTCTCAGGCCTAGAATTCTATAACGCTGTCTAATGCCTGGGGTCTCCTGATCCCCTGGGAGTCATTTCTCAAACCGTATTTTAGTGAGTATTATTATCATGAACTTTAGCTTGCTCCTACTCTCTGTCATTATTCATATACAGTGGCCTCCAATGAGGGCAGCTGCacagtcctcccccccccccccccgcaggccTTCAGTTACACAGCTTTGCATGTGACTATTACTTAagtgtatgctttttttttaaaaaaaaggaaagaaagaaagaaagaaagaaaggtcaaatAACTTTCCTCTCATATTCTTATGTTGTTTCTTCACAAGagctggtgatggtgatgggaaAAAACAATGGCAGCTCCCTGCAGGCCTTCATCCTGGTGGGCTTTTCTGATCGGCCTAGACTGGAGATGAttctatttgcttttattttaatcttttatgtCCTCACTCTGTTGGGCAACACCGCGATCATCCTCCTGTCAGTCATAGACTCCAGGCTCCACATGCCCATGTACTTTTTTCTTGGGAACCTATCTTTCCTGGACCTTTGCTTTACCACCAGCATTGTCCCCCAGCTGCTGTGGAACCTCTGGGGGCCAGATAAGAGCATCACCTACCACGGCTGTGTAGCTCAGCTCTACATCTATATGGTGCTGGGCTCCACCGAATGCGTCCTCTTGGCAGTCATGTCCTACGACCGCTATGTGGCTGTCTGCCGGCCCCTGCACTACACTGTCGTCATGCACCCGCGCCTCTGCCTGCAGCTCGTGAGTGTGGCCTGGTGCTGCGGCTTCCTAAACTCGTTTGTCATGTGTCCTCAGACGATGCAGCTCTCCCGGTGTGGGCATCGAAGGGTGGACCACTTTCTCTGCGAGATGCCTGCCCTCATTGCCATGTCCTGTGAAGACACCACGCTTGTGGAGGCTTGCGCTTTCGTCCTGGGGGTGGTCCTTCTCCTGGTgcccctctccctcatccttctCTCTTACGGCATGATTGCCGCCGCCGCTGTGCTGAGGATTAAATCAACGGCGGGGCGCAGGAAAGCCTTCAACACCTGCTCTTCGCACCTGATCGTGGTCTCGCTCT
The genomic region above belongs to Acomys russatus chromosome 25, mAcoRus1.1, whole genome shotgun sequence and contains:
- the LOC127208381 gene encoding LOW QUALITY PROTEIN: putative olfactory receptor 2W6 (The sequence of the model RefSeq protein was modified relative to this genomic sequence to represent the inferred CDS: inserted 1 base in 1 codon), whose amino-acid sequence is MVMGKNNGSSLQAFILVGFSDRPRLEMILFAFILIFYVLTLLGNTAIILLSVIDSRLHMPMYFFLGNLSFLDLCFTTSIVPQLLWNLWGPDKSITYHGCVAQLYIYMVLGSTECVLLAVMSYDRYVAVCRPLHYTVVMHPRLCLQLVSVAWCCGFLNSFVMCPQTMQLSRCGHRRVDHFLCEMPALIAMSCEDTTLVEACAFVLGVVLLLVPLSLILLSYGMIAAAAVLRIKSTAGRRKAFNTCSSHLIVVSLFYGTIIYMYLXPANSYSQDQGKFRTLFYTIVTPSVNPLIYTLRNKDVKGAVRKLLGWEKGAGES